agatatgcacaccACCTTTTAGGGGGCAAGACCAcgacaattattaaaaaattgtaactgcAAATGCCTCCCTACTGTGATCCTGTATATataacagccttgtatcttattatggagcttaattatggcaatttatttgtttttgattaatgacgatTTGTGGAcgtggtaccaagaaacatgtgtaccaagtttcataaagatatctcaatttttactcaagttacagcttgcacagtcggacggacggacagtcacccgcatttcaactcgtctcttcaatctaatcatttatatatatacaaggtacaatccaaaagttccaggacttgttatccctcaattgtgtattcttcagtgttgccgtataaaatttatataatagctgagatatcgcgctacatgtgacattacatttgtagtgtcggtcggaaaatgagcatcgaacaaagagccaacattaagttttgttttaaacttggtaaaacttttaatgcggtattctacctaggagttttgaagcgtttggtagcacgtattcgtcgcattcggcccgaatatagcgaagatggaagttggcgtttgttgcacgataatgcgccgtctcatcgatcgacgcatgtggccgattatttgaccaaaaatcaaattttaacaatcaaccactccccgtattcacctgatatggcaccgtgcgacttctattctttcggaaaactacatttggccatgaaaggaaaccgctatgctgacgttgatgtcatccaaaaggcgacgacagCCATCCTCAACgatataccgacaaatgacctaaaaaagtcattcgataaccttcttgaacgtgcaaaacgttgtattcaggcggaaggagactattttgaaggcgaccaacaaatttaaaaaacaaaaataataataatattcgttttttaataaaagccctgaaacttttgaattgcaccttgtataaccctatatctaactcgattagttttaggtgatacaaacaaccgttaggtgaacaaaactattatactctgtagcaacatgttgcgagagtataaaaatgtgtagaatcgatttttatgtttttttataccctgaacaaagtacttgtatattaagtttgtcacgaagttctTAACACCCCGAAGGAAATGACCGAGAccgcataaaatatatacataaatgatcagcatgatgagttgagtagatttagccatgtccgtctgtctgtatatatacaaactagttcctcagtttttaagctatcaatctgaaattttgcacctgtctttgtcgcactaagaagctgctcatttgtcggaacgcctgatatcgggccactattgcatatagctgctatacaaactgaacaatcggaatcaagtacttgtatgaaaaactgaaaaacttttttatttaacgaggtatcttcacgaaatttggcatgagttatcttctaaggcaacaatgtattctgcgcagaaattgtatagatcagatcactatatcatacatacaaattgaacgatcagaatcaagttcttgtaaggagcttttgtatttgtaaagggtattatagcttcggggcaaccgaagttaacgttttttcttggttttatAAACAAAGCGCGGTCGCCAAATTTTATAActgatttaaattatttaaatgagaTACAGAGGATcttaattcattatattaagaAAACTTGGGCActcaatttcacaaaattttcacaCATTATAAAAGTCAGGtgaaaagtcggaaattataTTGGGTTTATTAAGCTAGAGATAGTCCAGACTGTTTGTCATAATGTTTGAAATATACCAAAAACATGTTCTCatgcaattttatgaagataatttACACAGAAACCGACATATTAGACATCAAGTctgctagaataacgaaaatcattatatgaagtatatgggagttggggtaattcgtggacttatttcacatattttcgacattATCCAGTGCTATATGTTCACTTACTTTTCTTACGATatttacaaattgaccgatatatacggtataaagccaactggaaatttgaaattcttttaTGTATTGAGAGTTATGGGTAGTAttgaaacttttttcatttttggcattacgacATAACATTACCAGAGAAatatgtggttgttgttgtggggGAAgtattctgccgagttgacagtcccgactgtcgtgggaacgagagaaaaagatgctctctgagtttcattaagattcCTCACATACAAACTAAAAACTTCCAACTACAAGAAAACTATGTGATCCATGGACTCCAAAATAGACTGGCTAAATCTATCCATTACTTCAGGGTGAGATTGACTTCTACAGCGGTACATACACGGCTTTTATCGATAACGCCAAGAAACATTTACTCTTGTAATCTAGGATTttgatctatgcaattgtattatgtattttttatcaaGTTCTCTCAGCTAactatctattttttgtactgatttttattatgtatattgtCGATTGGCGtagtcaataaataaatattgaccaatatataggttggttgaaaagtgatCAGTggtcaccaagaaatagcactactcgtaagaacacatgcaaagttacaagtcattttatcaattaattccttgtttacaagccattttaagttgacgtgtcagagtatttttttaaaatggaaaaaattgaatatcgcgcagtgattagattctttgttttgaaagttttaaaagcaaaggcaatttatgaacaattgttagaagtgtataaagaGTCCTCACCTTTAAAACGCACCATTGAaatttgggctggtgaatttaaacgtggtcatACTAGGgctgaagacgatccacgcgaaggacgacccaaaatcgcaaccacaccagaaatcattgagcaagttcataatattgttattgaagttccaagtttgactaagcgtgaaattgctaatgccataggcatcccAGACGAacaagtacttcatattttacatggaacaTGGACAcatgaaaaagctgtttagaAAGTTAGTGCtacacacgttaacaattcaaccaAAACTGGTTCAAAAACagatttctcagcataatttggagcgttttaagcagaataaaactgaTTTCTTGCGTAGTTTTATAAcaatggatgagacttggatctaccaccatgatcctaaattgaaacaagaacgcttacagtggactgaagctggttgttcagctccaaagcaggtgaagtcacaaccaTTAGCAAGGTTATGGCATCCGTTTTTTGTGATGCAAAAGGAATTCTGTTGAttaattatctgcagaaaggtaagaCAATCAACCCTGattattattgcagccttttagaTCAGTTGGATGAATaaattcgtgagaaaaaacCTGGTTAGCagcgcaaaaaaaaatcatttttcatcaagacaattcacctgctcacaaaggagttttaacaatgacaaaattcaacgaattgaaGTACGAGTTGCTTAAGCatccagatttggctcccagcgactgctacctcttcagaaaactgaaaaaattccttcgtggaaagcgtttttcgtcgaacgAAGAAGCTATAACAGCCGTAgatgggtattttgcagagctaccggaaagtcattatagggattaCATAAACTTATtcgaggatcattggaataattGTATTAAAGTAAAGGGAgattatatcaaataaaaaaatatattcgtcccaaaaacagtattttttcatttcgagcatAGAAATAACCAAACTAAGGTGTAAAGTCACCGTTCTCGGAAAGGGAAAGAATACCTCCGACGTTCAAAAATATATGTCTcaaattgaccaatattttcggtaaaaagttagccaTAAGCActgggggcttgaaaagttattgtccgatttgaagaatttttaaatttgagaaGGCATACCTTAAAGACACTATTTGGGCAAAGTTTGTGCCCTCGCCTAAGTCATATTGACTCATCTAACCCCAGCATATagatgaactccaatataccGCTAGGTGCTGGTgaagcgatgcgatccctgtttgggaacatggatcccagggccttaattctgcgtctgcagactgctgtgcagtccactagcaggtgttctggggtttccggctccatcTCACAGAACCGGAAGTTTGCAGAAGAGATTAAGCCTATACCTACATTATATGTTAACTGATGCTTGAGTTACATACCGAAAATTGAAAGGATCAGATGGAACTTTTAATTGGGTTTTATgggtaggcgtggttgtcgtCTGATTTCACCCCTTTTCTAATCCGTAGTATAGAAATGTATttattcaacataaccgttatatgggcgtggttaaagaaaaatttaacggAAATCGTATATAATGTACAGTCGGTTCTGTAGACCGAAGTTTTTGTTGCTGAAGCAGTGAGAAACGTTGTCCAAATAATTTTGAGGAGTGTTGCCGAGttacagtccttggccggatacgAACACTAGTTTGTAGTTTCGACTGTCGTACGGACGATCTACCTATAACGGAGTTATTTTGGCTCGCGTAAAAATACTGAGATTCACAATGAAGTTGAAAATAATGTTTATGCTGATATTAAATGTATCCAGTTATTCTATGTTGAAAGCTCCATATAAATTTGTTACGGAGAAGAATttgtaagtataaatataaaaaaaaaacttaaacaattacctaaaaaactagaaaagtaTTCGCCATACTGCTCGactgtatgtatattgaaaaagtttataaatatatttattatacagatATATTTTGAGATCAGTTACATACCTATTTTACTTCCTTAAGGTACCGTGATgatactttaaatattatatataatctaaGAGAAATTCTCTAGACAACCTACACAGCGAAGAGAAAGAAATTGGATACATTTTTTcgtacttatatttatttattttaaatacatacgataaaaaatataatttaacagTTTTATTCTTACTTTTTACATAtggaaaaattataatgaaatgtttgaaatttcATTAACAGACTCAAATATCTAcaatttttggtatttaaagCACACagcaaaatgaaattaaaattaactttttaatcaGTTTTCACCTCATTCTCATCATGGTCACTATCATCAACGATAACTGGTATTTCCTCACCATTGCTACCAACTTTGATGCTAACCGACTTGCTAACCGATTTTTGAGTGAGCACTTCGATTACCTCACTGCTCTTTTTTGCGAGCCTGATGTTATTGGCAGCTTCAGTTGAATTGTTCCCTGTTCCTGTGGACAATTGATTTTCGTGTCTCTGATTTTGCTCTTTCAACTCACGTTTTTTCTCTACTTTAGATGAGTTTGTATTCGCAGGCTTGGTTTCTGAGTTCGTTTTCACGtcattatttataaatgaatgTTTACGTCGAGGTTCCCACTTAAGCACCGGCTGCTCGGTGCTTGTTGTAAATGGACGTTTCAGTCGATATCGGCTGATCGCGCGTAAAGAAGGCATCTCTGATGTGGAAGTAGAAATAAAGTTTTGCGTGCTATGCTTAGTCGGAATCGTAGCATCATCTATGAATGTCGTAGACGGCATTGCAGTTGTGGCTGAGAGCAGCAAATTTGTGGTATGCAAAGCAGTAGTCAGTAAGGAAGGACTTGTTGTGTTAAACGGTTCCAATTGAGTAGTGGTTGTAGTAAAAAGCTCTGTTCTAGAAGGTGAAAGGGTGGTCGTGCTTGTAGTTGCAGAGGGCGTACTGCTGGCAGCTACTATAAGGCTCTCCGTCGTGCTGCTGGTCGTTTGTGTTTCAGTGTTTGGATCAATCTgcttatttttaaatgatatttgcAGGTCTTTTTGGCTTGGTTTTTGTTCTAAATCGATTTTTAGCTTACTAGCCTCCTGTGATTCATCTTCATATAGAATGCGCTCATCCTGATCATTGTCAGGTGCGGGTAATTGCTCAGCTATCGAGTTAGGCTTTGCTACTTTTCTGCTATCCACAGCGCTTATGTGGATATCTGCATATTCTGTGTATTGATTAATTTTTGGCGACTCCAATTGAACTGCGCCCAGTTCGTAAGATTGTCCGTCAAGGGGAGGGTTGTGCGCTAAGCTTAAGTAAAGTGGATCAGGTTCAGAATATCGTATAGGATCTTCATCCATCGGTTCGCTTTGTATAAAGGGTTTATTACGTGGTAAAGGTTGTTCGTCCTCTACTACAGGTGCTGGATAGATAAGTAGAGGAACTTTTGAGTCAATCGGTATCTGATAAATATGTGGCCTCTTCAATGGCACTACTGGCGTGACTTGCACCACATGCTCTTTGCGCACCTGTGTCTCCGTTTTAGGAAAACTTATCGGGTTTACTGCCTGGAGACCctgttgaaaaatgtttttcatgcCAGTATTATAATAGTTATTGAAAAATGTCGGTGCTGTGGTTTCGCTCACTACGTTTTTATAGGATTTTGTTGGCTTATTTAAAGGTTTTTCAGCACTACTGGGATCATTTTCGATACTTGTAGCGCTCGGCATATAAAAATGATGGTGAAAGTGATGCGTGACCACAGGTGTAGATAACTTACCAACCCCACCAGACAAGTTTGACTCACGAGAATTGAGTGGAAATTTAATAGTTTCATGCTCCAATGTGGGTGAATATAATTCAGGGCGTGGAAATTTCGTTTGATAGTTGGGACGATATGTGGTGGGTGTGGGATAATAATTCCGACTCACTATATTCAGTAAATTCGGAAATACTTCTAGCTTTGGTGGCGCCTTAATtgggtaattttttatatactcgccaatatttaatttctctggTGAAGGAAATTGTGGGGGTGGTTGGAAGATGCTATGTAAAAAAGTCGGTTGGGGCATTGGTGTCGCCGGCCGGTGCTGATTCGTGGGTGCAATCTTCAAATTTCTACCTGCGACATCGTCTAACCGCCGATCGGCAAATCGGGAGTAATCGTTGTAGACTATCTTCCCAAACGTATGTGGATAATCATCATCTCGTTGTATATACGTTTGCAACGCACTCCctttgctattgttgctgtcAGATTCTGCCTTTCTTTTAACATTACCCACACTTTCGGCACGCAGTGGGCTCACActaaatttcatttcataacGAAATTTTCGGTTGGCATCACGATGTCGTATCTTCTGAACTTGCCACAAAGCCCACACATGATCGCCATCACAATCATAACCACATTCTCCTTCTATGAACCGGTAAGAGTTGTTGCCTATTTTCACAAGGCGTCCACTTGCAAGTGTAATAATATCTCCAAAGCGTGTATCAAAAACACGGTTTAACGGCTGGTAAGGGGAATTCAGAAAGTCGCTGTATGCGTTTTGTTTgctgtaaaagaaaaaaaaagtgacagAAAAGTTCAATCATActttaaacacaaaataaataaaataaaatacaaacattatGCAAGAAAGTAAGGAAAGTCTAACTTCTGGTGTTACGGGGAAGTACCTTTTGGCATTGATAAAAGTTTATGTTACAAAAAGGTTGCGTAAGGCTTCAATATCATTATGCGACGAAACCATCTTATATACACGTATTTTTTAGGTCATAGACACacttagtttaaatttttaatatttttaatttttatatttttaatgttaattttttgaactgaaaaatatgtgatatgCACTCAACCCAAAGGATATTTAATATAGTGGCTATAACAGGAAAAGGTCAACTAGAGAATCAGaattcattatatataatataagggaTCTGGGGTTTAGACCATGGTATAGACCGATTTCTTTCAAATTCAGCTTTAAACTACATTATATTCAGGAaatgttcatttaatttcaatacatcatcacaaattttaacaaaagttttattAGGGCTAGGGGAAGGTCTGGActgatacattaaattttgacATTCCACAAGTCTACTCGATAACTTGTTTCCACTCAAAACTCACTCGTTATAGAGCCTGCTAGAATAacgaatatgtatatgtagtatatgggagctgAAATAATTCATGGACCGATATAACACATTTTCTGCACTAAACTATAGCATATCCTATGTtatgatatatacggtataaattgaaaatcttgatattaattatatgaggACTAAGGGAAGCATTGAACCAATTTTTCCCTGATGTGCTCTAAGTCTCATTATTACAATTGACCACTAATTtgggtaaaaagtcagccatagatACTTAGGTCAACATATTTCATATCTTGGGGTCAGACGTGCGATGTCATACGTTAAGGGCTTTATTTGTGCAAAGTATTGTACTATAACGATTCGTCTGCTGCAAGTTTGTTAGATATAAAATTGTGAGTTATGTGTATTAAACCAATTAGGGATCAACATGTTGCGATaggataaaaattataaaaatatcttggATGAACAAACTACTTGACTGCAATTCGGTTAGGGCAGATACAAAGTCAGTTCGCCAAAcataaagcaagaaaaataaaaaagtagctCCCAAAAATGCAGGTTCTTACAGAATAGAGCCATCTCCAAATAACTTCACACATGTAGGATTGAAAGATAAAAGACTTAAGGCGCAAACTTTGTTTTCTGGaagttcaaattaaataaataacgttTCAGAATCAGCTTTTGGTAAAACTATTCCATGACTTTAGATGAATCCCTGATCCGCCAAATAGTAATCACGCTCTCACTGCTCTATGAAACGAATTATCAATTTCCTCTTGACATAAATTCATAAGAAGCTGAAACTCGGCAAAATTGCTCAAAACATAATTATAAGCAAGTTGGACATACAAGTATGCACCTACTATCACCGAATAAGCTCGCATCTATGTTTTAACATTTAGTAGTGgtaacatacatatgaatgaaCGCTTTGCCATGCATTACATGCCAACGCCACCACGACAGCGTCTACGCAATTAATACTAATTTAGCAAACGTAACATTCCGGCACACTTAGTTTCCACTGACGCAACTCAGCCAACACCGCGAACACCACCAGTGCAatgataaacaagtaaggaaggtctaagttcgggtgtacctgaacatttcatatgcttgcaacttgccaggatcaaaaCTGGGGAAATAAAttcaagtgttggcaaaacttcatattcaaaaatgttgcgaaagaattcaacattcattattcgacgaaatcttgaatggattgcaatcaaatttggtgttTTATTAAGTtctattataggtcatagactcacttagctttattgctatatttaatGGTACTTAGCattagctaaaattatattaaaatcatcttcaaatgagatatatgtgatacttagttatactcgagaacatattttcaagcaattttataaataataacacaCGGAACATGTCGGTCAGCCGTATAAGGATTGTTAGAATACCGAAAatcatttcacatattttcgacattaaactatagtatatgcAGTATTATacgttagttaatttttttaagatatcttacatattgaccaatatatacggtataaagcgaACCGGAAACTCtaaaatcttatattaagtACATGGGAGATATGGATAGTACAGCATCAGCTGTTTTTAAGTTAGCTAAATTACAGCTTAACGGTTCAATGATACTGGTAGCACTGCAAAACGTCATGGAGGTGGTCATCAAAAGACAGCAACGTCACGTGAGAAGGTTAAAAAAGTGAAGAAGCGACTTGAGCGAAATCCCCGACGAAGTGCCAATCAAATGGCAAAAGAACTGAAAATATCTGACCGTAGCATCCGCCGCATACTGAAAAATGATCGTCAGGTCAAGCCTTATAAGTACCAAAGGCACATGATCTcacaaacaaacagcaacaAGTCAGACTTCAGAGAGCAAAGGAGTTGCTTCGTTTGCCCGAACGTAATCAATTTCTGAACATTGTGTTTTCTGACGAATAAATGTTTACAGTTGAGCAATTCGTAAACTCTCAAAACGATAGAATTTACTTGACTGACCGTTCAAACAAGAATTTGAGTCATCGATTGGCCACCATGACGCAGCACCCGCCACAGGTAATGATTTGGGCCGCTGTAACCGCAGATAGGCACTGGCATCAAGGTAAATGCGCAGTATTATCGGGAAAGTATTCTGGAGGTTGCTTTGAAGCTAAACATTTCGGTGGCAGACCATGGACGTTTCAACAGGACTCGGCACCATCTCATAAAGCTCGAGTGAACTAAAAATGGCTGAAAAACAACGTTCCGAACTTCATAACGTCCACACAATGGCTCTCGAATTCATCAGACGCTAATCCAATGGATTATTCTATTTGGGCCATTTTGGAGAGCATGATCCGAACTAACAAATACTCCAGTCTCGAGGCGCTGAAGAAAGTTGTTGTCCGCAAAATACCTGGAAGTCACATTTGGGCAACTTGCGATTCGTTTTGGACCGTCTCAAGGCCATAGTCAAGACAAATAGTGGTCATATCGAGCAAAAATACATTGTTTCCGAATTTTGTATTATGTTCACACATTTTGTACTTTGAACTGATTAAAAGTTATTTTCCAAACTTAATTTATGGCCTTTTTAATTGGTTACACTTCGAGTGCCGGACCCTGcattgacctgattttatctatttttgattactactgagtttcattaagatacctcataTACCATCCTCCATTATATGTGTACGAATTAAAGTCAACCGGTCAATggtgcaagttttcacccgattttatttatttttggcacaaaGACTGTTATTAGGAAATAGCTCGCGCAATTTTATTAAGACAACTCACAAAGTATGTGGAgtctaagagaagtattgaacTGATTCAACCTACTTTTGACATACTCTGGAAAGGATTCTCAcacacattgactgatattttcggt
The sequence above is drawn from the Bactrocera oleae isolate idBacOlea1 chromosome 5, idBacOlea1, whole genome shotgun sequence genome and encodes:
- the LOC118682450 gene encoding uncharacterized protein — its product is MAKYVPFYNFQFQAVDAIVGRDVVLTPKHGLELNGKSIFYEEESSTTVAQNQSLLRPWERTLKHVTYATLFANDSADAAAGNVSKQNAYSDFLNSPYQPLNRVFDTRFGDIITLASGRLVKIGNNSYRFIEGECGYDCDGDHVWALWQVQKIRHRDANRKFRYEMKFSVSPLRAESVGNVKRKAESDSNNSKGSALQTYIQRDDDYPHTFGKIVYNDYSRFADRRLDDVAGRNLKIAPTNQHRPATPMPQPTFLHSIFQPPPQFPSPEKLNIGEYIKNYPIKAPPKLEVFPNLLNIVSRNYYPTPTTYRPNYQTKFPRPELYSPTLEHETIKFPLNSRESNLSGGVGKLSTPVVTHHFHHHFYMPSATSIENDPSSAEKPLNKPTKSYKNVVSETTAPTFFNNYYNTGMKNIFQQGLQAVNPISFPKTETQVRKEHVVQVTPVVPLKRPHIYQIPIDSKVPLLIYPAPVVEDEQPLPRNKPFIQSEPMDEDPIRYSEPDPLYLSLAHNPPLDGQSYELGAVQLESPKINQYTEYADIHISAVDSRKVAKPNSIAEQLPAPDNDQDERILYEDESQEASKLKIDLEQKPSQKDLQISFKNKQIDPNTETQTTSSTTESLIVAASSTPSATTSTTTLSPSRTELFTTTTTQLEPFNTTSPSLLTTALHTTNLLLSATTAMPSTTFIDDATIPTKHSTQNFISTSTSEMPSLRAISRYRLKRPFTTSTEQPVLKWEPRRKHSFINNDVKTNSETKPANTNSSKVEKKRELKEQNQRHENQLSTGTGNNSTEAANNIRLAKKSSEVIEVLTQKSVSKSVSIKVGSNGEEIPVIVDDSDHDENEVKTD